In the Staphylococcus condimenti genome, one interval contains:
- a CDS encoding IreB family regulatory phosphoprotein — translation MNNYDKTMRFNLEDVPKENVKSVLTNVYNTLKERGYDPVNQIVGYLLSGDPAYIPRHNEARNQIRRIDRDEIMEELVSNYLNASKDN, via the coding sequence ATGAACAATTATGATAAAACAATGCGATTTAATCTTGAAGATGTCCCAAAAGAAAATGTTAAATCAGTGTTGACAAATGTATATAATACCTTGAAAGAACGCGGATATGACCCTGTGAATCAAATTGTCGGATATTTATTATCTGGAGATCCTGCTTATATACCGCGTCATAATGAGGCAAGAAATCAAATCAGAAGAATCGACCGCGATGAAATTATGGAAGAACTTGTTTCAAATTACTTGAATGCGTCTAAAGATAATTAA
- the ruvX gene encoding Holliday junction resolvase RuvX, translating into MLSHKIIGLDVGSKTVGVAVSDLMGWTAQGLDTLRINEEENELGITKLAEIIKKEDADTVVIGLPKNMNNSIGFRGEASLKYKEELLKMLPDLKVVMWDERLSTMAAERSLLEADVSRSKRKKVIDKMAAVFILQGYLDSLQ; encoded by the coding sequence ATGCTATCACATAAAATTATAGGTTTAGATGTAGGCAGTAAAACAGTCGGCGTTGCTGTCAGTGATTTAATGGGTTGGACCGCTCAAGGCTTAGATACACTCCGAATCAATGAAGAAGAAAATGAATTAGGTATTACAAAGTTAGCAGAAATCATAAAAAAAGAAGATGCAGACACTGTTGTAATAGGATTGCCGAAAAACATGAATAATTCTATTGGATTTAGAGGCGAAGCTTCGTTAAAATACAAGGAAGAACTTCTGAAAATGTTACCGGATCTCAAAGTGGTAATGTGGGATGAACGCCTTAGTACCATGGCGGCAGAAAGATCATTATTAGAAGCGGATGTTTCAAGAAGCAAACGTAAGAAAGTAATTGATAAAATGGCTGCTGTGTTTATATTGCAAGGTTATTTAGATTCACTACAATAA
- a CDS encoding DUF1292 domain-containing protein, which yields MSEKNNNQDAELQINNDEELLTLYDEEGNEVLYRKVLEFYHPEFDKEYVILAEEGESSDDDDMIELIPMINVPDEEGDGGKFLPVDTEEEWDMIEEVVNTEME from the coding sequence ATGTCTGAAAAAAATAATAATCAAGATGCAGAATTACAAATCAATAACGATGAGGAACTTTTAACATTATACGATGAAGAAGGTAATGAAGTTTTATATCGTAAAGTATTAGAATTTTATCATCCAGAATTCGATAAAGAATATGTGATTTTAGCTGAAGAAGGCGAATCATCAGATGATGATGATATGATTGAATTAATTCCGATGATTAATGTGCCGGATGAAGAAGGCGACGGCGGCAAATTCTTACCAGTCGACACTGAAGAAGAATGGGACATGATTGAAGAAGTCGTTAATACTGAAATGGAATAA
- a CDS encoding O-methyltransferase, producing MDKNENYLINLSQKHPHELEALRPYAEKNNVPIIHPLSLDMIKQLIRIHHSERILEIGTAIGYSAMHFASVNQDIQVWTIERDETMQSAAKENFAQYPYGSQVHMIEGDARETFERVQDKTFDMIFIDAAKAQSQKFFELYTPLLREGGLVIIDNILYHDFVADIDVVRSRNVKQMVKKIQKFNAWLNDNPHFETNFLDIEDGLAIAIKGESK from the coding sequence ATGGATAAAAATGAAAATTACTTAATTAATTTATCGCAGAAACATCCGCATGAATTAGAAGCGTTAAGACCTTACGCAGAAAAAAATAATGTTCCGATAATCCATCCTTTGTCGTTGGATATGATTAAACAGTTGATACGAATACATCATAGTGAGCGTATTTTAGAAATTGGAACTGCTATCGGCTATAGCGCAATGCATTTTGCATCTGTCAATCAAGATATTCAAGTTTGGACAATTGAACGAGACGAAACAATGCAAAGTGCCGCTAAAGAAAATTTTGCGCAATACCCTTATGGCTCACAAGTCCATATGATTGAAGGGGATGCAAGAGAGACATTTGAGCGTGTTCAAGATAAAACATTCGATATGATATTTATTGATGCCGCAAAAGCACAATCTCAAAAATTCTTCGAGCTCTATACTCCATTGCTCAGAGAAGGCGGACTCGTCATTATAGATAATATTTTATATCATGATTTTGTAGCTGATATTGACGTGGTCAGAAGTCGCAATGTGAAACAGATGGTAAAGAAAATTCAAAAGTTTAATGCATGGTTAAATGACAATCCACACTTTGAAACAAACTTTTTAGATATAGAAGATGGTTTAGCCATCGCGATAAAAGGAGAGTCAAAATGA
- a CDS encoding peptidase U32 family protein, which yields MTELLVTPKSLSHIEVLIEKGADAFVIGEQKFGLRLAGEFDRNAMKEAVQLIHENGKKAYAAVNGIFHNYHLNALEDYIQFLHDIKVDRIIFGDPAVVMYVKAQENPIPLNWDAETIVTNYFQCNYWGKRGAKRAVLARELSLEEILNIKAHADVEIEVQVHGMTCMFQSKRMLLGNYYTFQDRQMKIQRNHEDSDKQLLLYDEERENQYPVFEDYNGTHIMSPNDICLIEELEPLLEAGIDSLKIDGVLHTEEYINVCTEQYREAIDLYQEDPEAYEDEKFMLVDPIEAIQPEHRPFDEGFLFKHTVY from the coding sequence ATGACAGAATTACTTGTGACACCTAAATCATTATCACATATTGAAGTGTTGATTGAAAAAGGTGCAGATGCCTTTGTAATAGGCGAACAAAAATTCGGCCTGCGTCTTGCCGGTGAGTTTGATCGAAATGCAATGAAAGAAGCAGTACAACTTATTCACGAGAATGGTAAAAAAGCATATGCTGCAGTCAATGGTATTTTCCACAATTACCATTTGAATGCTTTAGAAGATTATATTCAATTCTTACATGATATCAAAGTCGACCGTATTATTTTCGGAGATCCGGCTGTTGTGATGTATGTGAAAGCACAAGAAAATCCTATTCCTTTGAATTGGGATGCAGAAACTATCGTAACAAATTACTTCCAGTGTAATTATTGGGGTAAACGTGGTGCCAAACGTGCAGTGCTTGCACGCGAATTGAGCTTAGAAGAAATTTTAAATATTAAAGCACATGCAGATGTAGAAATTGAAGTACAAGTACATGGTATGACTTGTATGTTCCAATCAAAACGTATGCTGCTCGGTAATTATTATACATTCCAAGACCGTCAAATGAAGATTCAACGCAATCATGAAGATAGTGATAAACAATTACTGCTTTATGATGAAGAACGTGAAAATCAATATCCTGTTTTTGAAGACTATAACGGTACACATATTATGTCTCCGAATGATATTTGTTTGATAGAGGAGCTTGAGCCGTTGTTAGAAGCGGGTATTGACAGTTTAAAAATAGATGGTGTATTACATACAGAAGAATACATCAATGTATGTACTGAACAGTACAGAGAGGCAATTGACTTGTATCAAGAAGACCCTGAAGCTTATGAAGATGAAAAATTCATGCTTGTAGACCCGATTGAAGCAATTCAACCTGAACATAGACCATTTGATGAAGGGTTCTTATTCAAACATACAGTATATTAA
- a CDS encoding peptidase U32 family protein, translated as MKKPELLAPAGNLEKLKIAVHYGADAVFLGGQEYGLRSNADNFTMEEIKEGVEFADRYGAKIYVTTNIIAHDENMDGLEDYLRNLEATGATGIIVADPLIIETCKTVAPKLEIHLSTQQSLSNYKAIEYWKEEGLDRVVLARETGAMEMKEMKEKVDIEIEAFIHGAMCIAYSGRCTLSNHMTARDSNRGGCCQSCRWDYDLLEVDEDGELDLFYKDEEVTPFAMSPKDLKLIESIPNMMDLGIDSLKIEGRMKSIHYIATVVSVYRKVIDAYAEDPENFKIKPEWLFELDKCANRDTASSFFEGTPGYQQQMFGNESNKKSPYDFCGLVLDYDETTKIATIQQRNHFKPGQEVEFFGPEIEGFKQIVETIYDEEGNELDAARHPLQIVQFKVDHPIYPNNMMRKEV; from the coding sequence ATGAAAAAACCTGAGCTGCTGGCACCTGCCGGAAACTTAGAAAAATTAAAAATTGCAGTACATTATGGTGCAGACGCTGTGTTCTTGGGCGGCCAAGAATATGGATTGCGTTCAAATGCTGATAATTTTACGATGGAAGAAATTAAAGAAGGCGTAGAATTTGCTGATCGATACGGTGCTAAAATCTATGTCACAACCAATATCATAGCTCATGATGAAAATATGGACGGCTTAGAAGACTATTTAAGAAATCTTGAAGCTACTGGTGCAACAGGTATTATTGTGGCAGACCCATTAATTATTGAAACATGTAAAACCGTAGCACCGAAATTAGAAATCCACCTTTCTACTCAACAATCACTAAGCAACTATAAAGCAATTGAGTATTGGAAAGAAGAAGGATTAGATCGTGTTGTACTTGCTCGTGAAACAGGTGCGATGGAAATGAAAGAAATGAAAGAAAAAGTCGATATTGAAATCGAAGCCTTTATTCATGGTGCAATGTGTATCGCATATTCAGGACGTTGTACATTAAGCAACCATATGACAGCACGGGATTCCAACCGAGGCGGATGTTGTCAAAGCTGTCGTTGGGATTATGATTTATTAGAAGTAGATGAAGATGGAGAACTTGATTTATTTTACAAAGACGAAGAAGTCACACCATTTGCGATGAGCCCTAAAGATTTGAAATTAATTGAATCTATTCCGAATATGATGGATTTAGGCATCGATTCACTCAAAATTGAAGGCCGTATGAAATCTATCCATTACATCGCAACCGTTGTTTCTGTCTATCGTAAAGTGATTGATGCATATGCTGAAGATCCGGAAAACTTCAAAATCAAACCAGAATGGCTGTTTGAACTAGATAAGTGCGCTAACAGAGACACTGCTTCTTCATTCTTTGAAGGCACACCTGGTTATCAACAACAAATGTTCGGCAATGAATCTAATAAAAAATCTCCTTATGATTTCTGCGGTTTAGTCTTAGATTATGATGAAACAACTAAAATAGCGACAATTCAACAACGAAATCACTTTAAACCTGGACAAGAAGTAGAATTTTTCGGTCCAGAAATTGAAGGCTTCAAACAAATCGTTGAGACAATTTATGATGAAGAAGGCAACGAACTAGATGCAGCACGTCATCCGTTGCAAATCGTGCAGTTCAAAGTCGATCATCCGATTTATCCTAACAACATGATGCGAAAGGAAGTATAA
- the udk gene encoding uridine kinase, with protein MNATTIIGIAGGSGSGKTSVTNEILHNLEGHSVALIAQDYYYKDQSHLTFEERLKTNYDHPFAFDNDLLIQNLMDLRNGIPVEVPTYDYVNHTRSAETIAFQPKDVIIVEGIFALENKTLRDLMDVKIYVDTDADLRILRRLMRDTKERGRSMESVIEQYLNVVRPMHNQFIEPTKRYADIIIPEGGSNKVAIDIMTTKVQSLINNQQ; from the coding sequence ATGAATGCTACAACGATTATCGGAATCGCTGGCGGTTCAGGTTCTGGAAAAACATCTGTTACAAATGAAATTTTGCATAATTTAGAAGGTCACAGTGTTGCATTAATTGCACAAGACTACTATTATAAAGACCAATCCCACTTAACTTTTGAAGAACGGTTGAAAACCAACTATGATCATCCATTCGCTTTCGATAATGATTTATTGATTCAAAATTTAATGGATTTACGAAATGGCATCCCAGTAGAAGTTCCGACATATGATTATGTCAATCACACAAGAAGTGCTGAAACCATTGCATTTCAACCTAAAGATGTTATTATCGTAGAAGGAATATTTGCACTTGAAAACAAAACATTAAGAGATTTAATGGATGTGAAGATTTATGTCGATACAGATGCAGATTTACGTATCTTAAGACGATTAATGCGTGATACAAAAGAACGCGGTCGTTCAATGGAATCGGTAATAGAACAGTATTTAAATGTGGTGCGTCCTATGCACAACCAATTTATCGAACCGACAAAAAGATATGCGGATATTATTATCCCTGAAGGCGGAAGTAATAAAGTCGCAATCGACATAATGACAACTAAAGTCCAATCATTGATTAACAATCAACAGTAA
- the greA gene encoding transcription elongation factor GreA, producing MENQKQYPMTQEGFEKLEQELEELKTVKRPEVVEKIKVARSFGDLSENSEYDAAKDEQGFIEQDIQRIEHMIRNALIIEDTGDNNVVQIGKTVTFIEIPDGDEEVYQIVGSAEADAFNGKISNESPIAQSLIGKHLDDEVRVPLPNGAEMKVKITNIQSQ from the coding sequence ATGGAAAATCAAAAACAATATCCAATGACACAAGAAGGTTTTGAGAAGTTAGAACAAGAACTAGAAGAATTAAAAACAGTTAAACGACCAGAAGTCGTTGAAAAAATTAAAGTCGCACGTTCTTTCGGTGACCTGTCTGAGAACTCAGAGTATGATGCTGCGAAAGATGAACAAGGATTTATCGAACAAGATATTCAACGTATCGAGCATATGATCAGAAACGCTTTGATTATTGAAGATACAGGAGATAACAATGTTGTACAAATCGGTAAAACTGTTACATTTATTGAAATCCCAGATGGCGACGAAGAAGTGTACCAAATTGTAGGATCTGCTGAAGCAGATGCATTCAACGGTAAAATTTCTAATGAATCACCGATTGCACAAAGTTTAATCGGCAAACATTTAGACGATGAAGTACGTGTGCCGCTTCCAAACGGTGCTGAAATGAAAGTTAAAATCACAAACATTCAATCACAATAA
- the mtnN gene encoding 5'-methylthioadenosine/S-adenosylhomocysteine nucleosidase, with amino-acid sequence MIGIIGAMEEEILILKEKITDLEEISIAHAKFYKGYIDNQEVVLTLSGIGKVNAALSTTLLINTFSPDVILNTGSAGALDHSLEIGDVLISTEATYHDADATAFGYELGQIPNMPIAYAADDDLITLAQSVVEQKEMNGKLGLIVSGDSFIGEVSQRETIKTNFPDAMAVEMEATAIAQTCYQFKVPFIITRAVSDLANGEANMTFDEFIGEAAKSSSEIVLEMLKSL; translated from the coding sequence ATGATAGGTATTATAGGTGCTATGGAAGAAGAGATTTTAATCTTAAAAGAAAAAATAACAGATCTCGAAGAAATTTCAATTGCACATGCAAAATTTTATAAAGGTTACATCGATAATCAAGAGGTGGTCTTGACACTCAGCGGTATCGGTAAAGTAAATGCTGCACTATCTACAACTTTATTAATCAATACATTCTCTCCAGATGTTATTTTAAACACAGGGTCAGCTGGAGCATTAGATCACTCATTAGAAATCGGTGATGTATTAATCAGTACAGAAGCTACATACCATGATGCTGACGCCACTGCATTTGGTTATGAATTAGGACAAATCCCTAATATGCCTATCGCATATGCTGCAGATGATGATTTAATAACATTAGCCCAATCTGTTGTGGAACAAAAAGAGATGAATGGAAAGCTCGGTTTAATTGTCAGTGGCGACAGCTTCATCGGTGAAGTCAGCCAAAGAGAAACAATTAAAACAAACTTCCCGGATGCAATGGCTGTAGAAATGGAAGCCACTGCTATTGCACAAACATGTTATCAATTTAAAGTGCCGTTTATTATTACAAGAGCAGTATCAGATTTAGCCAATGGCGAAGCGAATATGACATTTGATGAATTTATTGGAGAAGCAGCTAAGTCTTCAAGTGAAATTGTATTAGAAATGTTGAAATCTTTATAA
- a CDS encoding YqeG family HAD IIIA-type phosphatase, producing the protein MGILSKLCMPNAYVQNIHQINFDELAQSGIRGVITDLDNTLVGWDEADPTPAVIHWFNKLNELNIKVTVVSNNHQKRVASFCTPLNVDYIFEARKPMGKSFKRACEHMGLKPEETVVIGDQMMTDVIGGNRRGMYTVMVVPVKKTDGFITKFNRLIERRLLNRYKRKGYIKWEEN; encoded by the coding sequence ATGGGTATTTTAAGTAAACTTTGTATGCCGAATGCTTATGTACAAAATATTCATCAAATTAATTTTGACGAATTAGCACAATCAGGTATCCGCGGTGTAATTACCGATTTAGATAATACACTCGTAGGATGGGATGAAGCAGATCCTACACCTGCTGTCATACATTGGTTTAATAAATTAAATGAATTAAATATTAAAGTAACAGTCGTTTCAAACAACCATCAAAAACGTGTTGCAAGCTTCTGCACACCGTTGAATGTTGATTATATCTTTGAAGCACGAAAACCGATGGGCAAATCATTTAAACGCGCTTGTGAACATATGGGCCTAAAACCAGAAGAAACAGTGGTCATAGGCGATCAAATGATGACAGATGTCATCGGAGGCAATCGTCGCGGCATGTATACCGTTATGGTTGTTCCTGTAAAGAAAACAGACGGTTTTATAACAAAATTCAATCGCTTGATAGAACGCAGATTGTTAAACAGATATAAAAGAAAAGGCTATATTAAATGGGAGGAAAATTGA
- the yqeH gene encoding ribosome biogenesis GTPase YqeH, translating into MTETLKCIGCGAPLQSEDPKKPGYVPAHSLHKEDVICQRCFRLKNYNEVQDVGMDSDDFLDLLNNLADKKGLVVNVCDIFDFEGSFIHALKRIVGNKKVILAANKIDLLPKQINKRRVKEWLKKTAKKYGLDPEAVILLSAQKGYGINELLEAIDKYRNHEDVYIVGTTNVGKSTLINKLIEHSVGEKDVVTTSRFPGTTLDMIDIPLDDQTFMFDTPGIIQEHQMTHYVSDKELKQIMPNKEIKQRVYQLNENQTLFFGGLARIDYISGGKRPLVCYFSNNLNIHRTKTEKADTLWQTQLGHLLTPPNQADHFDLNDIKAVRLETGKEKRDVMISGLGFITIGPGAKVVVHVPKSVDVVLRNSIM; encoded by the coding sequence TTGACTGAAACGCTTAAATGTATCGGTTGCGGTGCACCGCTGCAATCAGAAGATCCTAAAAAACCAGGTTATGTTCCAGCACACAGTTTACACAAAGAAGATGTAATCTGCCAACGCTGCTTCAGATTAAAAAATTATAATGAAGTTCAAGATGTCGGTATGGATAGTGATGATTTTTTAGATTTATTAAATAATCTCGCAGATAAAAAAGGACTCGTCGTCAATGTGTGCGATATTTTTGACTTCGAAGGATCTTTCATACACGCTCTAAAACGTATTGTTGGTAATAAAAAAGTGATTTTAGCAGCAAATAAAATTGACTTGCTGCCAAAACAAATCAATAAACGCCGTGTAAAAGAATGGTTGAAAAAAACAGCGAAAAAATATGGATTAGATCCAGAAGCCGTAATTCTACTTTCTGCACAAAAAGGCTATGGAATAAATGAACTGCTGGAAGCTATAGATAAATATCGCAATCATGAAGATGTTTACATTGTCGGTACAACTAATGTCGGAAAATCTACTTTAATTAATAAGTTGATTGAACATAGCGTCGGTGAAAAAGATGTCGTCACAACATCTCGTTTTCCAGGGACAACATTAGATATGATAGATATTCCGCTAGATGACCAAACATTTATGTTTGATACACCCGGTATTATTCAAGAACACCAAATGACACATTATGTTTCGGATAAAGAATTAAAACAAATTATGCCGAATAAAGAAATTAAACAACGTGTTTATCAATTAAATGAAAATCAAACATTATTCTTCGGCGGTTTAGCACGTATCGATTACATTTCAGGCGGTAAGCGTCCGCTTGTATGCTATTTCTCAAATAATTTGAATATACATCGAACAAAAACTGAAAAAGCAGATACATTATGGCAAACACAATTAGGTCATCTTTTAACGCCGCCTAATCAAGCAGATCACTTCGATTTAAATGATATTAAAGCAGTACGACTAGAAACGGGTAAAGAAAAGCGTGACGTGATGATTTCAGGACTTGGATTTATTACAATCGGACCTGGAGCTAAGGTTGTAGTACATGTACCGAAATCTGTTGATGTTGTGCTTAGAAATTCAATCATGTAG
- the aroE gene encoding shikimate dehydrogenase, translating to MKFAVIGHPIKHSLSPIMHQANFDASARTDTYEALNIPPKHFHLIKEIMAEKEIDGFNITIPHKERIIPYLDEMDAHAKTIGAINTVKIVDGKWVGYNTDGIGYVKGLKRVYPQLKDARILLIGAGGASKGLAAALNEIAEHSLSVANRTMSRFDNWDLKVNTLSLQEAEKQLGDFDIVINTTPAGMSDNQDVVISLDHLAPDTLVSDIVYIPYKTPILKLAEAKGNRIYNGLDMFVNQGAESFKIWTGETADIKAMKTAVLKQLQRRD from the coding sequence ATGAAATTTGCAGTCATCGGCCATCCGATTAAACATTCCTTATCTCCAATTATGCATCAGGCGAACTTTGATGCTTCAGCCCGCACAGATACGTATGAAGCACTCAATATTCCGCCTAAGCATTTCCATTTAATTAAAGAGATTATGGCTGAAAAAGAGATAGATGGATTTAATATTACAATACCGCATAAAGAGCGTATTATTCCATATTTAGATGAGATGGATGCGCATGCTAAAACAATCGGAGCGATTAATACAGTTAAAATTGTTGATGGTAAATGGGTTGGTTATAATACGGATGGCATCGGTTATGTTAAAGGCTTAAAACGCGTCTATCCTCAATTAAAAGATGCACGTATCTTATTGATCGGTGCGGGGGGAGCGAGCAAAGGACTTGCTGCTGCATTGAATGAAATTGCAGAACACTCATTGTCTGTTGCAAATCGTACGATGTCTCGATTCGATAATTGGGATTTAAAGGTAAATACTTTATCATTGCAAGAGGCAGAAAAACAACTTGGTGATTTTGATATTGTGATAAATACAACGCCTGCTGGCATGAGTGATAATCAAGATGTAGTTATTTCTTTAGATCATCTCGCTCCTGATACTTTAGTGAGCGATATTGTCTATATACCGTATAAAACACCAATTTTGAAATTAGCAGAAGCTAAAGGGAATCGTATTTATAATGGTCTTGATATGTTTGTCAATCAAGGGGCTGAAAGTTTTAAAATATGGACGGGTGAAACAGCAGATATAAAAGCGATGAAAACTGCTGTGTTAAAACAATTACAAAGGAGAGATTAA
- the yhbY gene encoding ribosome assembly RNA-binding protein YhbY, translating into MLTGKQKRYLRSQAHHVTPTFQIGKSGLNDNMIEQLNEILENRELIKIHILQNNMDDKKELAEAVSDKTDSELVQIIGSMIVLYKESNENKQIELP; encoded by the coding sequence ATGTTAACAGGAAAACAAAAAAGATATTTAAGAAGTCAAGCGCATCATGTTACACCGACATTCCAAATTGGGAAATCGGGTTTAAATGATAATATGATTGAGCAATTGAATGAAATATTAGAGAATCGTGAATTGATTAAAATTCATATTCTGCAAAATAATATGGATGATAAAAAAGAATTGGCTGAAGCGGTAAGTGATAAAACAGATAGTGAATTAGTTCAAATCATCGGTTCTATGATTGTCTTATACAAAGAATCGAATGAAAATAAACAAATCGAATTACCATAA